In Suncus etruscus isolate mSunEtr1 chromosome 2, mSunEtr1.pri.cur, whole genome shotgun sequence, the genomic stretch AAGGGTGCGCAGCACCAGGAGCGCAAGAGGGGCGCAAACGGGGCGCGCGCGGGCGGGCGCGCACAGCCAGCCAGAAGCCGGGCGCCCAGGAGGCGGGGTCCCCGAGGGCGGGACCGAGAAGGCCGAggcctcccccacacacacacacacccggggACCCCGctttctcatgcaaagcaaagcaaagcagcggcggggcggggcgcgcgGCGAGGCGGGGCCTTGGCACCGCTCGGGTCGGCTCAGAGCGCGTCTTCTCCTCCCCGGACGCCGACGCGCGCAGAGGGAAGGGCGAGCCGCCAGGGGTGCCCGTGTGTGTGGGTCCAGAACGCGCCCGCCCCCGGGGCGCACCCAGGAGCTCCGGAGGAGTCCTTGGCCTTCGGGAGTGCGCCGGGTTCTGGAGAGAAGGAGAGCTTGCTCGAGATCGGGTGGACCTGGAGAGAGGGCCTCGGCGCCCGACGACGCGCGGCCCGGGCATGGGCGCGCGCCCTGGCCCTTGCTGCGGGGGGACCGTCCCGGAGCCAGGGCCCGCCCGGCTGAGCCCGCAGCGGTGAGGGGCGCgcgccacccccaccccaccccaccccaccccaccatggCCCTCCTGGTGCCGTGGCTGGTGCTGCGCCTCCTGGGCGCCTGCGCCGCCATCGGCTCCCTGGACCTGGAGCGCCCCGGCGACGGCAAGTGCCAGCCCATCGACATCCCGATGTGCCAGGACATCGGCTACAACATGACCCGCATGCCCAACCTCATGGCGCACGAGAACCAGCGCGAGGCGGCCATCCAGCTGCACGAGTTCGCGCCGCTGGTGGAGTACGGCTGCCACCGCCACCTGCGCTTCTTCCTCTGCTCGCTCTACGCGCCCATGTGCACCGAGCAGGTCTCCGCGCCCATCCCCGCCTGCCGCGTCATGTGCGAGCAGGCCCGGCTCAAGTGCTCGCCCATCATGGAGCAGTTCCACTTCCAGTGGCCCGACTCGCTGGACTGCCGCAAGCTGCCCAACCAGAACGACCCCAACTACCTGTGCATGGAGGCGCCCAGCaacgcctcctcctcctcctcctccgagGAGCCGGGCCTCTTCCCCCCGCTCTTCAGGCCGCACCGGCCCCCCCACGAGCCGCAGCAGCCCCAGGACTCGACCCCCGGGCGGCCCGGGCTCTGCGCCAACCCGGGCAAGTTCCACCGCGTGGAGAAGAGCGGCTCGTGCGCCCCGCTGTGCGCGCGCGGCGTGGACGTGTACTGGAGCCGGCGCGACAAGCGCTTCGCCGCGGCCTGGCTGGCCGTGTGGTCGGTGCTGTGCTTCTTCTCCAGCGCCTTCACCGTGCTCACCTTCCTCCTGGACCCCGCGCGCTTCCGCTACCCCGAGAGGCCCATCATCTTCCTCGCCATGTGCTGCTGCGTCTACTCGGTGGGCTACATCATCCGGCTCTTCGCGGGCGCCGAGAGCATCGCCTGCGACCGGGACGGCGGGCAGCTGTACGTGATCCAGGAGGGCCTGGAGAGCACCGGCTGCACGCTGGTCTTCCTGCTGCTGTACTACTTCGGCATGGCCAGCTCGCTCTGGTGGGTCATCCTCACCTTCGCCTGGTTCCTGGCGGCCGGCAAGAAGTGGGGCCACGAGGCCATCGAGGCGCACAGCAGCTACTTCCACCTGGCGGCCTGGGCCATCCCCGCCGTGAAGGCCATCCTGGTGCTGGTGATGCGGCGCGTGGCGGGCGACGAGCTCACGGGCCTGTGCTACGTGGGCAGCATGGACGTGGGCGCCCTCACGGGCTTCGTGCTGGCCCCGCTGGCCTGCTACCTGGTGCTGGGCACCTCCTTCATCCTGTCGGGCTTCGTGGCCCTCTTTCACATCCGCCGGGTGATGAAGACGGGCGGGGAGAACACGGACAAGCTGGAGAAGCTCATGGTACGCATCGGGCTCTTCTCCGTGCTGCACACGGTCCCGGCCACCTGCGTCCTGGCCTGCTACTTCTACGAACGCCTCAACATGGAGCACTGGCGGGCGCAGGCCCAGCAGCGGCCCTGCCGGACGGACGGCCACTCCCGCAGCCCCGACTGCCTGCTGGCCGCCTCCATCCCCGCCGTGGAGATCTTCATGGTGAAGGTGTTCATGCTGCTGGCCGTGGGCATCACCAGTGGCATGTGGGTGTGGACCTCCAAGACGCTGCAGTCCTGGAGGACTGTCTGCAGCCGCAGCCTCCGGAGGAAGAGCCGGAGGAAGCCGGCCAGTGCGCTGGGCTGTGGGATTTACAAAAAGGCTCAGCACCCCCCCAAAACTCACCCGGGCAAATACGAGCTCCCGGCCCAGTCCCCCAGCCTGGTGTGAGAGACTGGGGGCCCTGAGGCAGGCCAGGAGGGTTGTTCACTCTGCCAGGCCAAGCTCTAACTCTGGTGCTTTTCATGGttggttttttgtgtgttttgtcgtttgttttggttttgttttgtttttaaataaaggggGGGTGGAAAGTTTTTACCCTGAGATTCAGGATGCTGTGATACACTGAaagtttgcacacacacacacacacacacacacacacacacacaacactgcTTCaagtttggggtttgtttttttggaggagcCCCACCCCCACCGTAACTAATTTGTGGTGAAGTCCTTGACTCCGCACGGGGAAGAAAACTTTTGTTTAGAAGCTGCCCGTAAATATACAACTGTATTTGCCCTACATTTGCAAATCAGAAGACAAGAGGTAACTTCTTTGCAGAGTAAATGAGCTACTCGGGTTGCTGCtgaggggcggggggggggggggcgggtcagGTCTCCCTGTGGGGGGTGGACTTTAGGGGTTCAGACCTGACCCAGTGTGTGGCTGGAAGATAGAGTCCCACAGTCCTGCCGCCGGCACTAACCGAGCTCCGGGCCCCCTCCTGAAGGTCTTTCTCCGCATAGTGGGTGGGGGACTGGGGGGCTGGGCATGGTGCAATGCAGGCCAAGACCCGTCTTGCCTCTCTCCCTGCAAATAAAAGGAAGTGAGTGCTCGGCCACACAAAAGGCCACAAAAGGAATGTCCTCATAAAGAGCAGGGGCAGCCTTGGGCTTACTTTTGTGGTGTCCCGGACAGAGGGGTGACTGGAAAGGCCCTCCCCGGGCTTCTGGGAACTCTTGTCAGACAGTTTCCGGAAGTAGGACAGAAGTGTGCGGGACCCCTTCCTCCAGCCTGTGTTGTATGGGTGTAGAGTTGGGGGGCTCTGGTCTCCTTGAGCTATGGAGAGAGaccctgtttctgtgctcatacGCGCAACGAAAGAGGCCTGACGCCCTCTCTGTCCCCAGAGCCTCACTAACTAACTAGTGGCAGGGGACAGGATGGAGACTTGCTCCAAAGAAGGGCCAGGAGATGTTTCAGGGATTCGCGCAGGATGGTGTGGCCAGATGCTTCCCTGGCTGGGTCCTTGAATTTAAGCCCTCCAGTTCCGACCCGGCTGTGCCCTTGGCCCAGCTCGGCCTCAGGCAAGGTGTCTGCTCAGGGAGCTGCCCTGGAAGAGATTTAACCCAAGAGCCGGGAGCTGACCTGACCGCAGAGTGCCAGCCAGGGTTGTGGAGGAGGAGCCAGAACgggcagctgaaagctggcaccAGGTGGAGTGCGGCTGGCAGACCCGGCCAGGCCAAGGGCATCAGCTGGGTGTTTGCTTTGGCCCAGTTCTCTCCTCGCCCACTGCCTTTGACAAGGACCCCAGGGCTAAAAACGTAGGTCCCAGGGGAGGACCCCTGAGGGTAGCCCATCCTGGAAGGGTGTCTGAGTGAACCTACCATCCTAGGGACCCTGCTGGTACCCAATGCCAGGCCAGCAGGAACTGGGAGTCCTGGGGACTGGTGTCTAAACAGTTGGTCTGCTGCACCTCGGAGGCCAGTTCCTAAGGACAGTGTTTGGTCCCTCACAGTTCCATTAGCCCTCAGTGTTAGGGTCTCATGACAGCCAGGTCACTACAGCAGACAGGAGCACAGCCATCTTGGGGTCAGCTGAGGACATGCAAGGTCATTCACACAAAACCAGGAGCAGCTCTGCCTCCGAGGAGTTTCCATAGAAAAGGCAGAAGAGGGACCATAAACACAAGTCCCCGTAGGTCCTGTAGCCTCATCTCTGTGCTCTGTGAGCCTTGTCAAGTGCTCTATGAGCCTCTCTGCTCTGTCAGCCACTTGACCCATGTCCCACACTGCACTCAGGTCCCTCACTGCACCCATGTAGTGTGGGGGAGGTGTCCTCAGGATCATGCACAGGCTCACCCACCTCATAGGCCAGCATTCCCTCACCGGTGTTAGGGCCCCTCTGAGCTGCCAACATGGTTTCCCATTGCTCCCCTCCACCCAGTGAGGTGCATTTGTACTTGTGAGTGACATCTTCCCTGTGTGGGCAAGTGAACCCAGATCTGATCAAGAACTTCCTGCCCGGGTACATCCTACTCATCACCAGGTGGGAGAAGGGGGCACTGGGGACAGCCAGTGGGCACCGGCACCTGCCCACAAGGCTGTGCCTGTCACACACAGATGGGCGTGGAGGAAGCCGCCAGCTCAGGGTGGGGAAATGGGAGCAGCACTATCATGACTCAGCATTCGGACCCGAGGCCAAGCCACGGGCCTGAGCTAATGGAGGCAGAGCAAGGGGAGCAGCTGCCTGGGTAAGGGCTGGCCAAGCCAAGGGTTAGAACATGGCACCCAGACAGACCTTCAGGTCTTCCGTCTGTCCTCTGGAACCACTAGGATTCTGTCCAGGGGTAGGACCATGCCCGAACCCACCCTGTAACTGAGACAAAATGTAGTGACCTCTTAGCACAagcagtcagagagagacagagagagagaaaaggaggagaggaggagaaacatctttgtatttatttctgcttATCTTCTGAAGTGGGAGTGGatggatgagagagaaagagagagggggagagggagagagagagagatctcaggATGAGGCTTATAGCTCTGGGTTCAAGCACGGGGAGGGGGGGCAGAGAGTAGCACAGTggtgggttgtttgccttgcataccaccgactgggagggacccggtttgattcccggcatcccatatggtcccacagcctgccaggggcaatttactgctgagccaagagtgacctctgagctctgctgggtatggccctgaaaccaatcaatgaatcaataaataaataaagtttaaaaatgagaGCAGGATAAAGGGAGAGCGAGTAGCATCTTGCTGATTGATGCTTTATTTCAGGCTCAGGTTTCCTCCTGGATCCCCCAAAGTACCAGGCTTTTTACCTTTCTATGCTTAGGGCAGTTGTCAGTTACAGGGGCAAGAGTTCCAGTCTAGGGGGTGTGTCCCAGTCCAATTGCTGTTGGGGGGGGTCATTGCCCCTTAAAGGCACATTGActaattcccttaaatacatcaacaGGTACATGCAgggtcccccacccccccaggccACCGTCTGAGGTGAACTGTCCTCCCTACAGGACAGTCAGGCTCCTCCCAATGCCTAAGTGCCTCTTGCCAGCATCTCCTGCAGTGTCTCCCCTTCTTCCTTGGCTCTCGGGGGGTCATGGGGGACCACCTGGTCTGGGCTTGCCATGCTCACCCTGGAGGTCAGCTTCACCCCTGCACAGGGCAATGACTGAAGACAGAGGAGGTAAGACTCGTGGAACTTGCCATCATTTGTGGCTAAGAACATGGCCAACCCCCTGGAGCAAAGCAGGAGGAGACCAGAGCCAGAGTGTTGTGACCCAGACCTCCCAGTGCAGCCAGAAACAATGGAAATGAAGAAGGTCTTGGTGGTTCTGTCAAAACCTGGGTTCGGATGGAACCAGAGAGGTAGCACCGAAGGGacgaaaggcatttgccttgcatgcggctgacccaggtttgatccttggcaacccaCAGggtctgaacctgccaggagtgattcctgagcacagagctaggagtaacccctaagtgccaccaggtgtggtccaaaaataaaacaaaacaagcaagcaaaaaataaaaacatagggCCTGagtaagggccagagtggtagcacagtggtagggcatttgccttgcacatggctgacccaggatggacgatgatttgattcctggcatcctatatggtcccccgagccagaagagatttctgagcacagaaccaggagtaacccctgagtgctgcccccccaaaaataacataGGACCTGAGTCTAGAAGCCCCCTATGTGTGTGTAAAATCTCCTAAAGAGATCAATTCTATTACTACTACGAAGGGAGCTGCAAGTATTTGGTTCTGATCATCAGAAAAATCTTACATGTCGCAGTAGCAATTATGCCCAATTAATCCCAAATATAAGATGATTTccatggccccccaaaattacctttccttcttttttactcTGTAAAGCGATATTCAATTCAACGAGTGTGAGCGAATGCCCAGTGGGCAGACACACTGCTCCCAGGAAGCTCATCAGAGAGAAAATTTTATCGTTTGGTTATTGAAACAGGCATAAAAACAGAACACCCTTGAGAtccccaaatatttaaaattttatttccaacaAGCGACAAAGAACTGGTCGCATTGGGGCTTGTTTGAGATTCTGGGAAACTCGTATTAGATCCCCACCTCACCACTATCATCCAGAAGCATTTTGAATTTGGGGGTTGAGTGAGGGAGTGTGGGGGGAACTACCCAGAGCCCCCAGGGTTGAAGGTCACAGCCAGGCTCATAGGCAGAGTATGGCCCAGAATAAATTGAGCCTCTGGTACACAAAGCACGCCTCTCTGGGCCCcacttttttaattgttttttgggggggttgttttggggtTATCCCCaccaatgcccaggggttactcctagctctgcactcaggaattactcctagaaggactcagagaaccatatccccctactggggatcaaacccaaattggctgcatgtaaggcaagtgccctcacaGCTGTATTGTTTATTGCACCATCCACAAGATTTATTTTAAGGGTTTAAAAGATAGTGCCATAAAGAGGGAATATTATCTAAGTTGATCATTTAGGGGAAAGCCTACATAGGTGAATCTTTTTAATATACTTAACAGAAATAGTCTTAGCATGGCAGCAAAGCAAAaccctttaaaataaaagatgagggccagagccATACAACAGCAtgtaggacagttgccttgcatgctggtaaCCCCGGTTCAATCtgcggcatcccatataccccccccaaaaaaaactgccagg encodes the following:
- the FZD10 gene encoding frizzled-10; its protein translation is MCQDIGYNMTRMPNLMAHENQREAAIQLHEFAPLVEYGCHRHLRFFLCSLYAPMCTEQVSAPIPACRVMCEQARLKCSPIMEQFHFQWPDSLDCRKLPNQNDPNYLCMEAPSNASSSSSSEEPGLFPPLFRPHRPPHEPQQPQDSTPGRPGLCANPGKFHRVEKSGSCAPLCARGVDVYWSRRDKRFAAAWLAVWSVLCFFSSAFTVLTFLLDPARFRYPERPIIFLAMCCCVYSVGYIIRLFAGAESIACDRDGGQLYVIQEGLESTGCTLVFLLLYYFGMASSLWWVILTFAWFLAAGKKWGHEAIEAHSSYFHLAAWAIPAVKAILVLVMRRVAGDELTGLCYVGSMDVGALTGFVLAPLACYLVLGTSFILSGFVALFHIRRVMKTGGENTDKLEKLMVRIGLFSVLHTVPATCVLACYFYERLNMEHWRAQAQQRPCRTDGHSRSPDCLLAASIPAVEIFMVKVFMLLAVGITSGMWVWTSKTLQSWRTVCSRSLRRKSRRKPASALGCGIYKKAQHPPKTHPGKYELPAQSPSLV